AACGAGGTGGTGTTGGCCTTTTGATTTAAAGTCTTTGCTCCATATATACAACCTTTGGATGGTTTAGCACCTCCATTCATTGCAAAAGGGAATACATGGCAACAAGGACAAAAGAGCCTCGGGGCCACGTAATTTTTTGATATTATTGTTCCTAGAACCATCACAACCATGAAAAGAGAAATAGATTTTTCTCCATCATCATAATTTTAATAGGTGTATATTTATAATTTTTATGtagaatgtgttaatgatttGTCTTCGCAATATGCCTTAATTATAGGCATGGTACTTATCATTGTATTTTAATTTGTTAGGGGCTTGTTGGGTTCTATGTTGGTTTATCAAAGTAAACAAGTAATTAGTGATTTATTATTCATTATATTTTTTTGGTATAATAGGAATAATTATGAACTTTTATATGCAATAATCACTAAATTTACAAAATTAGCATAATATTAAGATATTTAATTCTAACTATTAAACTTTTTATAATTATATTTCATACACAAATCTTGTCAAAGTTATTTTTTTATACTCTTCGTTGTGTTGCACATGATCCTAACTCATGATCATAACTCTAATTTAAAATTATTAGATCAGTAAAATTAATAGCCAATTCTAAAAAGGTTTATAACTCTAATTTAAATTTCTTCATATTGGATTTCATATGACCATAATTTTATcttaattaataaaattttctACCTTTTGTCGATTTTATAAGAGTATGTAAATTTATTTTCGATCTTACTCATtgaaaaaaatgtttatatcCAAGATTCAACATAGGATTTACATGACCGTGGTTTACTTTCGTTGTTTTATTCAAATTATCCAGTCGATATTTCTTTATAGTAAATTTAATCGAGCTTGCATTGTAATgtattttcaattttattttttcttaagtcttatttttattttataataaaattataatatacAGTTGGTTAAAAATAATGTAAAGGTTTGAAAACTAATCGTTTTTAAATGGAAATTAAATTATTGATTGATATTGTAACCATTTCCTATTTAAGATCTTTAACTGATTAATGATTAGTTTGTAAAGGATAGGTTTTACAAAAATATATTATATGATTCAAAAATTTATTACTTTTTGTAGGAATATTATTTGTATGAAAAATTaagaaatttaaaataaatacaaaatcAATATCATGGAATgataataaaaatgaaaatagaaaaatatattAAAGTTTCAATAAATTCATCATGCAAAAATAGGTTATCTACCTTTCAAAAAAATCAATTTAACACTCATAtgaaattatttgaattaaaataatgaatcacgatttaaaaaaataaaatatatagaTGGTTGAAacatatttatttaataatttatttgataattttttgtaTAAAAGAACAAGTTATTATCTTTTTTCagtaaaatatttaaaattaGAAAATTTATTATAAGTTAACatacaaaaaatatttaaagtaATGTAACAAACATATTTATGATTAATATATTTTATCTTGTTTTATTTGAAGCACTGTTTAGAATTCATGTGATAATCAAGACACACATTGTTCGTATTTCATGACCAACAACCCAAAtcttttaaataaaattaaaattaaaacgCTCTAATTAGTTTCATATATGTGTATATACTACTTTTTAATACTAAGTGTTTTAAATGGTATAAGAATACATGTAATAACATTGTAGAAATATTTTTTTCATAATCTTCTCGTTAAGTCGTGTGAAACTATTGAAGTGGTTATATTTATAATATTGAACTCTTGATAACATCTACACATTGTTGTTTAGAGGTATAAACTTAATCTcattaaaaaaaatcatgttgtatttataaaataatttatgatttttttataATAAACAAGTGCGGGAGGGAATGAGTGGTCGGGTGAGAATGATATTGTGGAAAAATATTTATATTATGATATATCACAAAAAAGTCAAAAAACATGACTAAATGAGGAGGGATAAGTTAAATAAGACTCACTTAGACTTGAGATCAGTAACAAATGTTTTTGATATCAatataaaacaaacaaaaatgGTTATCGATTATGATTGGAGGAGTTAAGAGTGGTTCAATTTTTTTATGATGATTGTTCAAAAAACAGATCTTAAAGAACTATGTAGATCTAAATCTTACCATTCATAAAACATATATAAACATTAGAAAATATAATTCCCTGTTGTAGGATTTTACTGGACACCTTCTATTTAACTGTTGAAGATAagttttattattaaaaaattcCATCAAAAGATATTCTAAGAtgcaaaaataataatatatatattataaaatatatttgaAATGTAGTCAACTAGGATGATAAGATGTAAGTTGGAAAACTTCAAAAAactaattatattttaattttaagtcaAAAAACATCAAGCTAGTGATGGTGGAATCCTTCGCATAAAAGTTAATAATGAATAGTGCGTATTGGTAAATATTTGGACTACAATAATATGTCGTTGATAATACTAATTTTAAACGTAGTTCTAACCGGATGTACAAATTTATTTTGCTAGGTTTGGTTTATGTCCTACAAGATTTCTCATAAAATATAGATATATAATAATATCctttatttaaaataaattgattcaatataaaaaaaaaaggtTTGAATTAAGGGAAAATAAACACGAAAATAATCTTATAGATGAATTCAAAGGTAATTGTATTAAATTTAAATGGTTTAAATAGTTCACAAATATAATTGATTAACAATGTAAATTATCATTGCACAAATATTATACACAAACAATATCTTTTTATTAAGTTTCTATCATTTAGTTCTTTTATCTACAAAAATATATGTTCGtagtttaatttatttattagttttttatttggTTGAGTCTTTTTAACACGTATTTAAATGAGACTTTGTTAACAAGTTTTATAATTTAATTTCTAGAATAACTTAAAAAGCTTAAAATTGTAGTGCTagtattaattttttttttgggGTGATGACCTATTAGACCATAAATGTGGATGTATGAGTTTTAACAATTAACACTATTTTTAATCTTTTCTAATTATTAGGTGTGTTGGACAATagccaaaaagaagaagagaataactaaatcaaaataaattttaaaaaatacatTACGAGAGTGACAACTTCAACTTAAGTAAAAAGAGAAAATACATATACTAATGGAATTAAGAATTTCTTAATACAATTATTTTATATATCTTTGCGATAAAACACCGTCCCCGTGAAATAGATTTATTGAACCCTGCACAAAAAACAAATAAtggttataaaattatttaaatattcAATCAAATAATACTATGCATCGTTGATTTCATGGAGGAGACGTATGTTTAGGCGATAAGGACGTAAacattttcatttattttaatttaaaaaataaaaatatttaccTCAAACATTAAACTCTTATAAAAAATATGCATCTCATATTTTTATATCAAGTATTATGAAGAAATATTACTTACGTGTTGCAATCAATGCTAGGATCAAAAGGAACCGACAGAGTAATGTTACAAAGTTGTGGTAGTTGTTTTGATTTGTCAGGTTTAACTCCAAATCTCGATGCTGCGGGTTTGAGACAATTGCAAACATCCCTTCGAATCGGGGTGGTGTTGGCCTTTTGATTTAAAGTATTTGCTCCATCACAACAGTTTTTAGGTGGTGTAGCACCTCCAGTTCCTTGCAAAAAGGGAAGACATGGCAACAAGGACAAAAGAGCCTCGGGGCATGTAATGTCGTCAATTTGACGTGCTTCAAATTTTGATACCATCATTCCTAGAACCATCACAACCATGAAAAGAGAAACATATTTCTTCTCCATCATCATAATTTTAATATGTGTATGCTTATAATTTTTATGtagaatgtgttaatgatttATCTCCGCAGTATGCCTTAATTTATAGGCATGGTACTATATCATTGTATTGTAATTTGTTAGGGGCTTCTTTGTTTCTATGTTGGTTTATTAAAGTAACGATTAATTAGTAATTTATTATTTCATTTATCTTTTTATTTGTATAATAGGAATAATTATGAACTTTTATATGCAATAATCACTAAATGTACAAAATTAGTATAATCTTTAAGATATTTAATTCTAACTATTAAGTATTTTAATAATATATTTGATTCACAAATCTTGTCAAAGTTATATTTTTATACTCTCCCTTGTGTTGCACATGATCGGAACTCTAATTTAAAATTATTAGATCAGTGAAAATTAATAGACAATTCTGAAAAGGTTTATAAGAATTCAAACAAGAAAAGTAACAAAATAATTTAAAGCAATTAAAACTCAATAGGattaaaattataaattattgcatctttataatttaaaataagagaTGAGAAAATTTATAACAATAATAGTCAAACTATTAACCATTTTACTATTATACCAAATGTTATTTTACTTTTTGATTAATGAGTACCAAATTATAGCTCTTATCAATAAGCAAGTACATctttaaatatttaatcaaaacTAAGTACTTCAAAAGTAGATTTCTATTTTTTAACAGTGAAAGAAACAAAAATGGTTATAATTAATCTTTTGATATAAACCTTAATGGAGAGTAAAATAATgatcataatttattttatttatgggtatttaatttttatttttgttgaaaAAGCTTACTGCTTTAACCTAGAGATACTCATTTAAATTTCTTCATATTGGATTTCATATGACCATTAATTTTATcttaattaataaaattttctACCTTTTGTCGATTTTATAAGAGTATGTAAATTTATTTTCGATCTTACTCATtgaaaaaaatgtttatatcCAAGATTCAACATATGATTTACATGACCGTGGTTTACTTTCGTTGTTTTATTCAAATTATCTAGTCGATATTTCTTTATAGTAAATTTAATCGAGCTTGCATTGTAATgtattttcaattttatttttcttaagtcttatttttattttataataaaattataatatacAGTTTGTTAAAAATAATGTAAAAGGTTTGAAAACTAATCGTTTTTAAATGGAAATTAAATTATTGATTGATATTGTAACCATTTCCTATTTAAGATCTTTAACTGATTAATGATTAGTTTGTAAAGGATAGGTTTTACAAAAATATATTATATGATTCAAAAATTTATTACTTTTTGTAGGAATATTATTTGTATGAAAAATTaagaaatttaaaataaatacaaaatcAATATCATGGAATgataataaaaatgaaaatagaaaaatatattAAAGTTTCAATAAATTCATCATGCAAAAATAGGTTATCTACCTTTCAAAAAAATCAATTTAACACTCATAtgaaattatttgaattaaaataatgaatcacgatttaaaaaaataaaatatatagaTGGTTGAAacatatttatttaataatttatttgataattttttgtaTAAAAGAACAAGTTATTATCTTTTTTCagtaaaatatttaaaattaGAAAATTTATTATAAGTTAACatacaaaaaaatatttaaagtAATGTAACAAACATATTtatgattaatattattttatCTTGTTTTATTTTAAGCACTGTTTAGAATTCATGTGATAATCAAGACACACATTGTTCGTATTTCATGACCAACAACCCAAAtcttttaaataaaattaaaattaaaacgCTCTAATTAGTTTCATATATGTGTATATACTACTTTTTAATACTAAGTGTTTTAAATGGTATAAGAATACATGCAATAACATTGtagaaatattttttttcataatcTTCTCGTTA
The Lathyrus oleraceus cultivar Zhongwan6 unplaced genomic scaffold, CAAS_Psat_ZW6_1.0 chrUn0814, whole genome shotgun sequence genome window above contains:
- the LOC127115012 gene encoding non-specific lipid-transfer protein 1-like translates to MEKKYVSLFMVVMVLGMMVSKFEARQIDDITCPEALLSLLPCLPFLQGTGGATPPKNCCDGANTLNQKANTTPIRRDVCNCLKPAASRFGVKPDKSKQLPQLCNITLSVPFDPSIDCNTVQ